The window GAGATAATCTTCGGACCCTCGACCCGGCCGTCGCCGGTCACACCGTATGTATGAAGACGATTAGTCGGCATATGCATGGACCTCCAGTTTCAGAAGACGACGGGCAATCGCTGCGGCGTCGGGAACATGCAGTTCCCCGATTCCGCCGGGGCTGTCGGTAGTAAAGGCCATCGGAACATCGAGATATTCGGCCATGGCTGGAATTCCCCCCCACCGATCGGTCTCATCCAGATGAGTCGCGACCAGGTAATTGGGTTTAAATTTTTCAAACATGGTGACGGCATCGATCAGATCATTCGAGCGGCTGCAGACCGAAAAGATGAAGAAGACAATATCGGGAGCTATCGAGACAAGCTCATCCCGGAGTTTTTCCTGCCGCCGTTCCGAACAGCCGACTGCGGGGGTATCGATCAGGCAGATCGAATCCTCGTCGACTCCCGCTTTCAACTGGCGGCAAAGACCGGCCTGAAGATCGAGTAGATCGGCATAGGCGCCGATCTCTTCGTACGCCGCAATCTTCATCTGATCCAGCGACAGCAGCTTGACTTTCTGACCGAACTTGGTGCAAAGCTGTGCCGCCGTCTTGCCCATAACGGATGTCTTGCCGACTCCGCTCGGCCCGACAAAAGCGATCTTCATCCCGCGCTCCACCGATACCGCCGCCCCGGAAAGCCGCTTGATTTCATCATGCAGCAGCGCCATTGCGGTTTGTTCGATGTTTCCGGAAACGCCGTTACTTTCGAAAACTCTCTGCGCGATGCGATGGGCGATCTCGATCGGGACATCGGAATCGAGCAGATTGAAGAAAATCGGTTTGACTTCTTTCGGAAGAGCCGTAAACAGGTCCGGCGAGCGATGAGCCGAGAGAATACCGTTGAATGTTTTTTCGAGACCGGCCAGATTCATTGGCGCGGTTTCGGTCACCGGCATAACCTCGACTCTTTTCCGGTTCGCTTTGCCGGATACATCAGCGGTCACGGATTTACTTTTTCTCGATGATTTGTACTGCGAGAAAGCGCCTTCATCGATACATGCCGTAACCTCGAACTTCTGCCCGGTAAGAGGGGTCTCTGTTTCCGGGCAGGCCCGGGTCTTGAGAACCACGGCCTCACCGCCAAGTTCTTCTCTTATCTTCTTGAGCGCCGAGGCAACGGTCGGCGCGCTGAATGACTTAATTATCATTTCCAAACCCTACTATTCCGTTCGAGATAACCTCGACATTATTGCTGATCTCATTGTATGAGAGGATCACCAGCGACGGGTAGGTCGCCTCGGCCAGCCTCTTGAGGGCCAGCCGGATATTCGGCGAGCTGAGACAAATCGGGGTCCGCCCCTGGGCCTCGGTATTGCCCATCTGCTTGCCGATGGCCTTTATCAACTTCTCCGTCTCGGCCGGCGGTGTCACCAGCATCAATCCCTGCTTGGTATGTTGCACCGAATCGGTCAGCATCTGTTCGACCGATGGGTCAATAGTGAATACATATATTTTATTGTCTTTGTCTTTGTACATTTCGGTGATCTGGCGCTTCATGCTCATCCGCACATATTCCGCGAGAACATCGGTTTCTTTCGTCCCGGGATATATGTCGGTTATGGTTTCCATGATGGTCGCCATATCGCGAATCGGTATCCGTTCGGACAGGAGCGTCTGAAGTACTTTCTGCACCACCGACAGCGGGACCACATTGGGTATGATCTCACTCACCAGCGAGGGATTGTCTTCCTTCAGCGTTTCCATCAAATGGCTGACATCCTGGCGCGAGAGCAGATCGGGGGCGCTGATCTTGATGATTTCGGTAAGATGCGTGGCCAGAACCGCCGATGGCTCGACAATGGTGTACCCGCGTGATTCGGCCGTCTCCCTGAAATTGGGAATGACCCAGACCGCCGACATGCCGAACGCCGGCTCGGTGGTCCTGAAACCGTCCAGCTCATCCCTGACGAAACCGGGATTGATGGCCATGATATGATCCAGCATCAGCTCATATTTGGCCGCTTCAATGCCTTTAACTTTGACACGATATTGATTGGGGTTGAGCTGGACATTGTCCCTGATCCGAATCGGCGGGACAATAATTCCCATTTCTATGGCCAGTTGCCGCCTGATCGACGACACCCGCTCCAAGAGATCACCGCCCTGGTTGGTATCGACCAGCGGAATCAAACCGTAGCCTATTTCCACTTCGAGGGCATCGACTTTGAGAAGATCCTCGGTCCGCTCCGGCTGCTCCACCTGGGACGCCTGCAATATGGTCCGTTGCTCTTCAAGTTTTTTCTTCTTCATGCTTTCACTGGTCATATAGCCGACCGCGCCCACCCCGGCACCCAGCACGATGAAGGGAATGGTCGGCATTCCGGGAACGATACCGAACAGTATCAGCATCACCGAGGCAATCATGATCGCACGCGGCTGGCCGGTCAGTTGTTTGGCAAGATCGGTGCCCATATTCGAGGTCGAGGCGGTGCGGGTGACAATTATACCGGCTGAAGTCGAGACTATCAGAGCCGGGATCTGTGTCACCAGTCCGTCACCGACCGAAAGCAGCGTGTACATCCGCAGTGCCTCGGAAACCGAATGGCCCTGCATCAGGATGCCGATGACGAATCCGCCGACAACATTGATCATCGTGATCAAAATGCCGGCGATGGCATCGCCCCTGACAAATTTCGAGGCGCCGTCCATCGCGCCGTAAAAATCGGCCTCGTCGGCGATTTCCTTACGCCGCGTTTTGGCCTCTGTTTCGTTTATCAAACCGGCGTTGAGATCGGCATCGATCGCCATCTGCTTGCCCGGCATGGCATCCAGAGTGAAGCGGGCGGCCACTTCGGAAATTCTTCCGGCGCCCTTGGTAATCACGACAAACTGAATAATGACCAGGATCATGAAGACGATAAAGCCGACCACGTAGTTGCCCTTGACAACAAAGTTGCCGAAGGAATTGATCACTTCACCGGCATACCCGGTTCCGAGAATCAGACGGGTCGAGGCCACATTGAGCGCCAGTCTCAGCAGGGTAACGATCAAAAGCATCCCCGGGAAAACCGACAGGTCGAGCGGCCGACGGATGTAAAGAGTCGAAAGCAATATTACCAGCGAGAAGGTGATATTGAAGGCCAGGGCGAAATCGAGCAGTCCCGGCGGAATCGGAATAACCAGCACGCCGATAATGGCGATTACCGCCACCGCCAGGATAATATCGGAGCGGCCGGTCAGCTTGCCCAGAAATGAGTTGCCTTCGAGTTCCATTATACCATCGTCTCCTGCTTAAGCCGGTAAACGTAAGCGAGCACTTCGGCCACCGCCCGGTACAGCTTGCCCGGAACATATGAGCCGATCTCGCACATATTGAACAGCGCCCGGGCCAGCGGCTTGTTTTCCACAACCGGAATATTCGCTTCCCGCGCGATTTCTTTAATCTTCTCAGCAATCAGCCGTTCACCCTTGGCGACAACCATCGGGGCTTCCATTTCCGTCTGATCATATTTCAGGGCCACCGCGATATGCGTCGGGTTGGTGATGACCACATCGGCTTTCGGAAT is drawn from candidate division Zixibacteria bacterium HGW-Zixibacteria-1 and contains these coding sequences:
- the flhA gene encoding flagellar biosynthesis protein FlhA gives rise to the protein MELEGNSFLGKLTGRSDIILAVAVIAIIGVLVIPIPPGLLDFALAFNITFSLVILLSTLYIRRPLDLSVFPGMLLIVTLLRLALNVASTRLILGTGYAGEVINSFGNFVVKGNYVVGFIVFMILVIIQFVVITKGAGRISEVAARFTLDAMPGKQMAIDADLNAGLINETEAKTRRKEIADEADFYGAMDGASKFVRGDAIAGILITMINVVGGFVIGILMQGHSVSEALRMYTLLSVGDGLVTQIPALIVSTSAGIIVTRTASTSNMGTDLAKQLTGQPRAIMIASVMLILFGIVPGMPTIPFIVLGAGVGAVGYMTSESMKKKKLEEQRTILQASQVEQPERTEDLLKVDALEVEIGYGLIPLVDTNQGGDLLERVSSIRRQLAIEMGIIVPPIRIRDNVQLNPNQYRVKVKGIEAAKYELMLDHIMAINPGFVRDELDGFRTTEPAFGMSAVWVIPNFRETAESRGYTIVEPSAVLATHLTEIIKISAPDLLSRQDVSHLMETLKEDNPSLVSEIIPNVVPLSVVQKVLQTLLSERIPIRDMATIMETITDIYPGTKETDVLAEYVRMSMKRQITEMYKDKDNKIYVFTIDPSVEQMLTDSVQHTKQGLMLVTPPAETEKLIKAIGKQMGNTEAQGRTPICLSSPNIRLALKRLAEATYPSLVILSYNEISNNVEVISNGIVGFGNDN